Proteins from a genomic interval of Pseudomonas anuradhapurensis:
- a CDS encoding iron-containing redox enzyme family protein yields MTVTTCKTAAMVPASTHGPSLYDRYHALLGGADAASAAWLNEQLAQVQGLPDDLPADPAQLEAWSARHTAAVAAAYAAYLAQRRQGSPRRYFANRAQALWFLQQVAPTKAVDGAWLHGTLRHWRDPRYHGLIRTYLEELGSGDPRCNHVLIYQRLLSRLGCLDLPELDDQRYLQGALQLALGHHADAFLPEVIGYNLGYEQPPLHLLITTYELAELGIDGHYFQLHVTIDNAASGHAHLSIQALRQLCPADDLCRFYQRVRQGYRLNDLGVDTPSLIDSFDLQAELLMALEHKRHFGQFMHSDHCRLQKRTVNQWLAEPGGMPAFLEALQAQGWIRRGEAPANSRWWRLVEGPSAPMYGVFTAYEKQLWHDWIAAGWQAPGSRVMPGSWEEPLQLDTPLQGTAQETDIETLIDSMAGNRHATPEGLLATQGYLRATGLAQEEPR; encoded by the coding sequence ATGACGGTCACAACCTGCAAGACCGCCGCGATGGTACCGGCCTCGACCCATGGGCCAAGCCTGTACGACCGTTACCACGCACTGCTGGGCGGTGCGGATGCGGCCAGCGCCGCATGGTTGAACGAACAGTTGGCTCAGGTGCAAGGTTTGCCGGACGACTTGCCTGCTGACCCAGCACAGCTGGAAGCCTGGAGCGCCCGGCATACTGCCGCGGTCGCTGCAGCCTACGCCGCCTACCTGGCGCAACGCCGCCAGGGCAGCCCACGGCGCTACTTCGCCAATCGCGCCCAGGCGCTGTGGTTCCTGCAGCAGGTCGCGCCCACCAAGGCGGTGGATGGCGCGTGGCTGCACGGCACCCTGCGCCATTGGCGTGACCCGCGCTACCATGGCCTGATCCGCACTTACCTGGAAGAGCTGGGCAGCGGTGATCCGCGCTGCAACCACGTGCTGATCTATCAACGCCTGCTGAGCCGGCTGGGCTGTCTGGACCTACCCGAACTGGATGACCAACGCTACCTGCAAGGGGCCTTGCAACTGGCGCTGGGGCACCATGCCGACGCGTTTCTGCCCGAGGTCATCGGCTACAACCTGGGCTACGAACAACCGCCGCTGCATTTGCTGATCACCACCTACGAACTGGCAGAACTGGGCATCGACGGCCATTACTTCCAGCTGCACGTGACCATCGACAATGCCGCCAGCGGGCATGCCCACCTGTCCATCCAGGCGCTACGCCAGCTGTGTCCGGCAGACGACCTGTGCAGGTTCTACCAACGTGTACGCCAGGGCTATCGCCTGAATGACCTGGGGGTGGATACCCCCAGCCTGATCGACAGTTTCGACCTGCAGGCGGAGCTGCTGATGGCCCTGGAGCACAAGCGGCATTTCGGCCAGTTCATGCATTCCGATCATTGCCGCCTGCAGAAACGCACGGTCAACCAGTGGCTGGCCGAGCCAGGCGGCATGCCGGCGTTCCTCGAAGCCTTGCAGGCGCAGGGCTGGATCCGCCGGGGAGAGGCCCCCGCCAACAGCCGCTGGTGGCGCCTTGTCGAAGGCCCGTCGGCGCCAATGTACGGCGTGTTCACCGCCTACGAGAAACAGCTGTGGCACGACTGGATCGCCGCGGGCTGGCAAGCCCCTGGTTCACGGGTGATGCCTGGCAGCTGGGAGGAGCCATTGCAGCTGGATACACCACTGCAGGGTACGGCACAGGAAACTGACATCGAGACCTTGATCGACAGCATGGCCGGCAACCGTCATGCCACACCGGAAGGATTGCTGGCGACCCAGGGCTACCTGCGTGCCACCGGCCTGGCCCAGGAGGAACCGCGCTGA